A segment of the Streptomyces sp. L2 genome:
GACCGGCGACCGGACCGTCGCCGAGCGCGCCCATCTGACGTACTACCGTGAACTCGCCCGCACCACCGACCCGTTGCTGCGCGGCTCCGGACAGCGCGCCGCCATCGAACGGCTCCAGCTGGAGTACGAGAACCTGCGCACCGCCCTGCGGCACGCCGTCGCCGTACGCGACGAGCAGGAGGGCCTGTCGCTCGTGCTTTCCATGGTCTGGTTCTGGCAGATGCGCGACCTGCGCATCGAGACCCGCACCTGGTGCAGCGAGGTCATGGCGCTCGGCCCCGACCCGTTCACCGAGCCGGTGCGCCGCGCCGAGCCGGTCTGGCAGCGCTGCACCGACGTCCCGCCCCCGCTCACCGGGGAACTCCTCGCCGAGGCCCGGCGCGGCGTCCACCTCGCCCATCTCGCCTGCATGGACACCGAACTCGACCTGTGGCAGACCCCCGAGGCCCAGGCCAAGCTGCGCGTCATCACCCAGGTCTACGAGCCCGGCCTGCCGCAGACCTGCCGCACCCCGGGCATGGTGTGGTTCTTCGCCGAGATGCTCACCAACGGCGTGGACCGGCTGCGTGTCATCCTCGACGCCGCCGTGGAGACCTGCCGGAGCCTCGACGGCTACGAGTGGGAGCTGGCCGGGGCCCTCCAGTTGCGCGCCAACCTCCTCGCCAACCGCACCGCGTGGGCGGGCGACGCCGGCCGGGACGCCGACGAGGCCCTGGAGATCTACCAGCGCCTCGGTGACGTCTGGGGCGCCGCCGAGGCGCTGTCCGCCCGCGGCGAGGCCCATGAACGCAAGGGCGACCACCAGCGGGCCGTCTCCGCCTACTCGGCGGCCGTCGAACTCGCCGAACGCCTCGGCGCCCGCGCCCAGATGGCGGTGCTCAACGCCCGGCTCGGCAACGTGCTCATGGAGACCGGCGAGGCGGAGCGCGGTGAGCGGCTGCTGCGGGACGTCCTCGCCCGTGACGACGGCAGCGGCAGCGAGGCGCGGCCCGCCGCCCGCCTCTTCCTCGCCTGCTGGCTCTCCCTGACCGACCGGGCCGGTGAGGCCCGTGAGCAACTACGGCTGCTGCGCGAGGACTTCAGGATCGCCCACTTCGTCGTCTTCGACGCGCTGATCCTCAGCCAGGAGGCCTGGCTGGACGCGCTCGACGGGGCGCCCGAGGACGCCCGCACCCGCATCCGCGACGCGCTGCGGCTCGCCGGCGACCCGCTGTCCCAGGCCATCACCCCGCACCTGAACAGCATCTGCCTCACCGTCGCCGCGATGGCCCTCGCCCGCGTCGACGGCGGCGTTCGCGCCCGCGACGCCGCCCGCTGCCTGGCCACCGCGGACGCCCTGCTGCCCGACGGCCACGTCCCCTCCGGGGTGGAGCGGCGGGTGTACGACCGCACGGTGAGCCGGATCCGGGAGGCCCTGGACGAGGAGGCGTACCGGACCGCGTACGCCGAGGGCGGCGGCCTCTCCCTCGCGGAGGCCACCGCCCTGGTGTGAGCCGCCCACGGGCCGGCTCCGACGTCAGCTCTTCGTGCGGAAGGACGTCAGCTCTTCGTGCGGAACTTGTGGATCGCGACCGGCGCCATCACCGCGGTGATCCCCACGGACCAGGCCAGCGTCACCCACAGGTCGTGGGCGACCGGACCGCCCACCATCAGCCCGCGGGCCGAGTCGGCCAGCGTGGACAGCGGGTTGTAGTCGGTGAAGGTCTGGAGCCAGCCCGGCATCGACTTCGTCGGCGCGAAGATCGACGAGCCGAACTGCAGCGGGAACAGCACCAGGAAGCCCATGGCCTGCACGGACTGCGCGTTCTTCAGCATCACGCCGAGGGTGAGGAACACCCACATGATCGACGAGGCGAACGCCGCGGACAGCCCGACGGTCGCGAACAGCCCCGCCCAGTGACGGATGTGGAAACCGACCAGGACGGCGACGACCATCAGCACCGCCGTCGCGAACAGCATCCGGCCCAGCTCCACCGCGATCTTCGCGAACAGCACCGAGCCGCGCCCGATCGGCAGCGACCGGAAACGGTCCATGACCCCGCTGTTGAAGTCCTGGCTGAACCCGGTGCCGACGCCCTGGGAGAGGGTCATGCTCATCATCGCC
Coding sequences within it:
- a CDS encoding ABC transporter permease, coding for MSAVTTTHVPADPRISLRGHLRHTGALIRRNLLWIRQDPESMFDALLMPIVFTLLFVYVFGGSIGQALGGGQERYVQYVIPGMLAMMSMTLSQGVGTGFSQDFNSGVMDRFRSLPIGRGSVLFAKIAVELGRMLFATAVLMVVAVLVGFHIRHWAGLFATVGLSAAFASSIMWVFLTLGVMLKNAQSVQAMGFLVLFPLQFGSSIFAPTKSMPGWLQTFTDYNPLSTLADSARGLMVGGPVAHDLWVTLAWSVGITAVMAPVAIHKFRTKS